The following are encoded together in the Babylonia areolata isolate BAREFJ2019XMU chromosome 18, ASM4173473v1, whole genome shotgun sequence genome:
- the LOC143293134 gene encoding uncharacterized protein LOC143293134 has translation MREAEAQLQALIQSTGSYTLGGGEGGRGGGGGGEEGGRGEGERRRGGPTTSTSTTTPPLQGFQGLGGDPTSSSSFPHASSSFSPSPSSSSSSFFNPPSSSFPPSSFSSSSYSSPWSFHPCKRGGGVGDGVGGGSYHYAHQGSISSSSSSSSGCSSAVTTVWGGGVGTVSFDAALIPKVVMSDGGDAGGGGGGGGGGDGDPMEEMERARMRQLKATLRKERNKAAARRSNLNKKIFRDQLAKKSMELWEENLQLHHDIRELNNQLSHFRHMRRVMRHVCQPSLPPSLPLPLPPPPPHPDLPLPPPPLPPFPVAVCR, from the exons atgcGAGAGGCCGAAGCTCAGCTCCAAGCTTTGATCCAGTCCACCGGATCCTACACcctgggaggaggagaaggaggaagaggaggaggtgggggaggagaagaaggaggaagaggagaaggagaaagaagaagaggaggaccaaccaccagcaccagcaccaccaccccccctctccaggGATTTCAGGGACTCGGTGGCGATCCcacttcctcatcctctttcccacacgcctcctcctccttctctccttccccttcttcttcttcctcctccttcttcaatcctccctcctcctcctttcccccctcctccttctcctcctcttcttattccTCTCCCTGGAGCTTTCACCCCtgcaaaagaggaggaggagtaggagatggAGTAGGAGGGGGTTCCTATCATTATGCACATCAGgggagcatcagcagcagcagcagcagcagcagtggttgcAGTTCAGCGGTGACgactgtgtgggggggaggggtggggactgTGTCGTTCGACGCTGCCTTGATCCCCAAGGTGGTGATGAGTGACGGTGGtgatgcaggtggtggtggtggtggtggtggcggtggggatgGTGACCCaatggaggagatggagagg GCCCGGATGCGACAGCTGAAGGCTACCCTGCGGAAAGAGCGGAACAAGGCAGCCGCCAGACGATCCAACCTCAACAAGAAGATCTTCAGAGACCAACTGGCGAAG AAATCCATGGAACTGTGGGAAGAGAATCTCCAGCTGCACCACGACATCCGGGAACTCAACAACCAGCTGAGTCACTTCCGGCACATGCGCAGAGTCATGCGACATGTGTGTCAGCCATCGCTGCCACcgtcactgccactgccactgccgccaccaccaccacaccctgatcttccactaccaccacccccattaCCCCCCTTTCCAGTGGCTGTCTGTCGATGA